The following proteins are encoded in a genomic region of Natrinema sp. DC36:
- the rpl12p gene encoding 50S ribosomal protein P1, producing MEYVYAALILNESDEEINEDNLTNVLDAAGVDVEESRVKALVAALEDVDIDEAVSEAAAVPAGGAAAGGAAGGEAAADEGGDEDEEAEETSDVPDTTDDDDEDDEADGEGLGELFG from the coding sequence ATGGAATACGTATACGCTGCACTCATCCTGAACGAATCGGACGAAGAGATCAACGAAGACAACCTGACGAACGTGCTCGACGCTGCCGGCGTCGACGTCGAAGAGTCCCGCGTCAAGGCGCTCGTCGCCGCGCTCGAGGACGTCGACATCGACGAGGCAGTCTCCGAGGCCGCCGCCGTCCCCGCCGGTGGAGCCGCCGCAGGCGGCGCCGCGGGCGGCGAGGCCGCTGCCGACGAAGGCGGCGACGAGGACGAGGAAGCCGAAGAGACCAGCGACGTGCCGGACACGACGGACGACGACGACGAGGACGACGAGGCCGACGGCGAGGGTCTCGGCGAACTCTTCGGATAA
- a CDS encoding BtpA/SgcQ family protein: protein MTTNGPVLDRFDAGRPVIGMVHLPALPGAPGFDGDREAVRTRALEDARRLEAGGIDGIILENFGDAPFYPDSVPQHVVAELTAIATVLTDAVDVPVGINVLRNDATAAVSIAAAVDADFVRVNVHVGSAATDQGILEGRAHETLRLRDRLETDVSILADVHVKHATPIGEADIGRAALETVERGNADGVIVSGSGTGVETPVAATERVTDALTEQDDPGPPVFVGSGVTNETVDDYLEAGADGVIVGTALKRGGVTTDPVSQERVAALVTAARAAGTSCGSE, encoded by the coding sequence ATGACCACGAACGGCCCCGTGCTGGATCGATTCGATGCCGGCCGCCCCGTCATCGGGATGGTTCACCTCCCGGCGCTCCCCGGTGCACCGGGATTCGACGGCGACCGCGAGGCCGTTCGAACTCGCGCGCTCGAGGACGCCCGCCGGCTCGAGGCGGGCGGAATCGACGGCATCATCCTCGAGAACTTCGGCGACGCACCGTTCTATCCGGATTCTGTTCCGCAACACGTCGTCGCCGAACTGACCGCTATCGCGACGGTCCTGACCGACGCCGTCGACGTCCCGGTCGGCATCAACGTGTTGCGAAACGACGCCACCGCAGCGGTTTCGATCGCCGCGGCCGTCGACGCCGATTTCGTTCGCGTTAACGTCCACGTCGGCTCCGCCGCGACCGATCAAGGGATCCTCGAGGGGCGCGCCCACGAGACGCTCCGGCTTCGCGACCGGCTCGAGACCGACGTGTCGATTCTCGCGGACGTCCACGTCAAACACGCGACGCCGATCGGTGAGGCGGATATCGGGCGCGCGGCGCTCGAGACGGTCGAACGCGGGAACGCCGACGGCGTCATCGTCTCCGGCTCAGGAACAGGCGTCGAAACACCAGTAGCAGCCACCGAACGCGTCACCGATGCACTCACCGAGCAGGACGATCCCGGACCGCCCGTATTCGTCGGGAGCGGCGTGACGAACGAGACGGTGGACGACTACCTCGAGGCGGGCGCGGACGGCGTCATCGTCGGCACCGCACTCAAACGCGGCGGCGTGACGACCGATCCCGTCTCGCAGGAGCGCGTCGCGGCCCTCGTGACGGCGGCTCGAGCGGCGGGCACGAGTTGCGGATCCGAGTAG
- a CDS encoding mechanosensitive ion channel family protein, whose amino-acid sequence MSRVLSSVFPLQSPLRPDPIPWLQETYLASFEAKLLATFLLVALLPLGIEIADRVRRVFRRRYGKQLAEASSVLVLAGFVVAAVYVFGVIWQVTYLLRYTLETMLIDRWLAARQLITAAVIVTAYLVMRFVNRSIDKLSQTKALTKHQSEVAYHVADIGIVAFAGTVLLTLWGIDLTNIFLGAGAITAIVALTARETLTAMIAGFILLFSRPFAVGDWIEVNETAGIVTDVTIFTTQIQTFGDKHVLVPNDKVTNSPLTNYSKNDQLRVDVDVGVDYDADLERARSTIVEGVEDLEEIKNAPNPQVIAKRFDDSSVVVECRVWISDPTMRRKLDAQTAVIDAISDAFDREGITIPYPQRVHSARDEPGFRVSGPNPDETELGTVSD is encoded by the coding sequence ATGTCCCGCGTCTTATCGAGCGTCTTCCCGCTCCAATCGCCCCTTCGTCCGGATCCGATTCCCTGGCTTCAGGAAACCTATCTGGCGTCGTTCGAGGCGAAACTACTCGCGACGTTCCTCCTCGTCGCGTTGCTCCCGCTTGGAATCGAGATCGCCGACCGCGTTCGACGTGTATTCCGCCGCCGGTACGGCAAGCAACTCGCCGAAGCGAGTTCCGTCCTCGTGCTCGCCGGGTTCGTCGTCGCTGCCGTCTACGTCTTCGGCGTCATCTGGCAGGTCACGTATCTCCTCAGGTATACGCTCGAGACGATGCTGATCGATCGGTGGCTGGCCGCCCGGCAGCTGATCACCGCCGCAGTGATCGTCACCGCCTATCTCGTGATGCGGTTCGTCAACCGCTCGATCGACAAGCTGTCCCAGACGAAGGCGCTCACGAAACATCAGAGCGAGGTCGCCTATCACGTCGCCGACATCGGAATCGTCGCCTTCGCCGGGACCGTGTTGCTCACCCTCTGGGGAATCGATCTCACGAACATCTTCCTCGGTGCGGGCGCGATCACGGCTATCGTCGCACTGACGGCTCGAGAGACGTTGACGGCCATGATCGCCGGGTTCATCCTGCTCTTCTCGCGCCCGTTCGCCGTGGGCGACTGGATCGAGGTCAACGAGACCGCCGGGATCGTCACCGACGTCACCATCTTCACGACCCAGATCCAGACGTTCGGCGACAAGCACGTCCTCGTTCCCAACGATAAGGTGACCAACAGTCCGCTGACGAACTACTCGAAGAACGATCAGCTCCGGGTCGACGTCGACGTCGGCGTCGATTACGACGCCGACCTCGAGCGTGCCCGCTCCACCATCGTCGAGGGGGTCGAAGACCTCGAGGAGATCAAGAACGCGCCCAACCCGCAGGTGATCGCCAAACGGTTCGACGATTCGTCGGTGGTCGTCGAGTGTCGCGTCTGGATCAGCGATCCGACGATGCGCCGCAAACTCGACGCCCAGACGGCAGTGATCGATGCGATCAGCGACGCCTTCGATCGCGAGGGAATTACGATTCCCTACCCGCAACGGGTTCACTCCGCTCGCGACGAGCCCGGGTTCCGAGTGAGCGGGCCGAACCCCGACGAAACCGAACTCGGAACGGTCTCCGACTGA
- a CDS encoding tripartite tricarboxylate transporter permease: MPAPVEFVVEPALAVQLLAWVLAGSLLGSCSGLVPGLHANNFAFLLAGVAPSVPGPPLFVGCAMLAAGVVHTFCNAVPAMALGVPDAEMAVTALPGHRMVLEGRGYEAVRLSALGSILAVLAAVPLAVPVTWTVTAAYPTIRAHLSLLLAMVAVALIASERTWRGRLGGLLSFGLATGLGALTLDLTADAPLEAGGTLAPLFAGLFGAPVLIDAIRGSGIPPQDGDEITTSRRFVGTTAFAGALAGAVVGYIPGISAAIAAVAVLAVVPNGASDRGYIVATSGVDTANTIFALFALVAIGQPRTGVLVAFEGTAAPLELPVLLASVVLAGLVGFALVIVAGDAYLDLVGRLPYWKISGAVLVLLLGLSYLFTGPVGIVIFLVATAVGMVPVRLRCRRVHLMGVLIGPLMLGL; the protein is encoded by the coding sequence ATGCCCGCCCCGGTCGAGTTCGTCGTCGAGCCAGCGCTGGCGGTGCAGTTACTCGCGTGGGTGCTCGCCGGCTCGCTGCTGGGAAGTTGCAGCGGGCTCGTCCCGGGACTGCACGCGAACAACTTCGCGTTCTTGCTGGCGGGGGTCGCACCCTCCGTACCCGGCCCGCCGCTGTTCGTCGGCTGTGCGATGCTCGCGGCCGGCGTCGTTCACACGTTCTGTAACGCCGTCCCCGCGATGGCGCTCGGCGTCCCCGACGCGGAGATGGCCGTCACTGCACTGCCGGGTCATCGGATGGTGCTCGAGGGGCGGGGGTACGAGGCCGTTCGACTGTCCGCGCTCGGCAGTATTCTCGCCGTCCTCGCCGCGGTGCCGCTCGCGGTACCCGTCACGTGGACGGTGACGGCCGCCTATCCCACGATCCGGGCACACCTGTCGCTTTTGCTCGCGATGGTGGCGGTCGCGTTGATCGCGTCGGAACGCACGTGGCGTGGTCGACTCGGCGGCCTGCTGTCGTTCGGGCTCGCGACCGGTCTCGGCGCGCTCACCTTGGATCTCACCGCGGACGCCCCCCTCGAGGCGGGCGGCACTCTCGCGCCGCTGTTCGCCGGCCTCTTCGGTGCGCCCGTGTTGATCGACGCGATTCGCGGCAGCGGGATCCCGCCACAGGACGGCGACGAGATCACGACCTCTCGGCGTTTCGTCGGCACGACGGCGTTCGCCGGCGCGCTCGCAGGGGCCGTGGTCGGCTACATTCCCGGTATCTCGGCCGCCATCGCGGCCGTCGCAGTGCTGGCGGTCGTTCCGAACGGCGCTAGCGACCGCGGGTATATCGTCGCGACCAGCGGCGTCGACACGGCCAACACGATCTTCGCTCTCTTCGCGTTGGTCGCCATCGGGCAGCCCCGAACCGGCGTGCTCGTCGCCTTCGAGGGAACTGCGGCCCCGCTCGAGTTACCGGTTTTGCTCGCGAGCGTGGTCCTCGCGGGGCTGGTCGGCTTCGCGCTCGTTATCGTCGCCGGGGACGCCTATCTCGACCTCGTCGGTCGGCTCCCGTACTGGAAAATTTCGGGTGCGGTTCTCGTCTTGCTGCTGGGGCTCTCGTACCTGTTTACCGGTCCGGTTGGCATCGTGATCTTCCTCGTCGCGACCGCGGTCGGAATGGTTCCGGTTCGATTGCGCTGTCGACGCGTGCATCTGATGGGCGTCCTGATCGGACCGCTAATGCTCGGGCTCTGA
- a CDS encoding 50S ribosomal protein L10, giving the protein MSAQAERKTENLPQWKKEEVDELAQIIDEYESVGVVGIAGIPSKQLQDMRRDLHGTAVLRVSRNTLQTRALEDAGLGDLVEHIEGQVGIVGTDENPFSLYKELEASKTPAPINEGEVAPNDIVIPEGDTGVDPGPFVGELQGVGANARIEEGSIQVMEDSTVLEAGGTVSADLTNVLNELGIEPKEVGLDLRAVIADGVLFSPEDLDIDVDAYRSDVSTAAARARNLSLNASFPTATTAPTLIAKATGEAKSLGLQAAIEDEALMPDLVSKADAQLRALAAQIDDEEALPDELQDVAAAAEPAAADDEDESADDQTEDETETETEDADDDDEDDGDGAAGLGEMFG; this is encoded by the coding sequence ATGAGCGCACAGGCTGAACGCAAAACCGAGAACCTTCCCCAGTGGAAGAAAGAGGAAGTCGACGAGCTCGCACAGATCATCGACGAGTACGAGAGCGTCGGCGTCGTCGGCATCGCCGGCATTCCCTCGAAGCAGCTCCAGGATATGCGCCGCGACCTGCACGGAACCGCCGTGTTGCGCGTCAGCCGCAACACCCTGCAGACGCGTGCGCTCGAGGACGCCGGACTCGGCGACCTCGTCGAGCACATCGAGGGGCAGGTGGGTATCGTCGGAACCGACGAGAACCCGTTCTCGCTGTACAAGGAGCTCGAGGCGTCCAAGACGCCCGCACCGATCAACGAGGGCGAAGTCGCCCCGAACGACATCGTCATCCCCGAAGGGGACACCGGTGTCGATCCGGGGCCGTTCGTCGGTGAACTCCAGGGTGTCGGCGCGAACGCGCGCATCGAAGAGGGGTCGATCCAGGTCATGGAGGACTCGACGGTCCTCGAGGCCGGCGGAACCGTCTCCGCGGACCTGACGAACGTCCTCAACGAGCTCGGTATCGAGCCCAAGGAGGTCGGTCTCGACCTTCGCGCCGTCATCGCCGACGGCGTGCTCTTCAGTCCGGAGGACCTCGACATCGACGTCGACGCCTACCGGAGCGACGTGTCGACGGCCGCCGCCCGCGCTCGGAACCTCTCGCTCAACGCGAGCTTCCCGACCGCGACGACGGCTCCGACGCTCATCGCCAAGGCCACGGGCGAGGCCAAGAGCCTCGGCCTGCAGGCCGCCATCGAGGACGAAGCCCTCATGCCTGACCTCGTCAGCAAGGCCGACGCACAGCTGCGTGCGCTCGCGGCCCAGATCGACGACGAGGAGGCACTTCCTGACGAGCTTCAGGACGTCGCGGCGGCCGCCGAGCCGGCGGCGGCCGACGACGAAGACGAATCGGCAGACGACCAGACCGAAGACGAGACCGAGACTGAGACCGAAGACGCCGACGATGACGACGAAGACGACGGTGACGGCGCGGCCGGTCTCGGCGAGATGTTCGGATAA
- a CDS encoding NADH:flavin oxidoreductase/NADH oxidase: MADVLSPLSIRDIESTNRIAVSPMCQYSCETDGLPTEWHRVHLGSRAVGGAGIVMTEATAVEPAGRITPHDLGIWSDEHAAALEPITEFVREQGGVPAIQLAHAGHKASKKRPWDGNVPIRPDETDPDGASGWEVLSPSPEAYPPFDGDRPAMRTADQDDIEGVIDAYRAAAERSLEAGFEIAEVHAAHGYLLHEFLSPVTNRREDDYGGSFENRTRLVREVVAAVRDVWPDGKPIFVRISGTDWLDDRESWDIEQSVRLADALAELGVDLVDVSSGGLHPDQAISGGPNFQVPLAEQVREGADVAVGAVGGVTEPEQADALIRNGRADLVLVGREFLRDPYFGLRAADDLERDPDDAAAEWPVQYRRAVQR, from the coding sequence ATGGCCGACGTACTCTCTCCGTTGTCGATACGTGATATAGAGTCTACAAATCGAATCGCCGTCTCTCCAATGTGCCAGTACTCCTGCGAGACGGACGGGCTCCCGACCGAGTGGCACCGCGTCCACCTCGGAAGCCGGGCCGTGGGCGGTGCCGGTATCGTCATGACCGAAGCGACGGCCGTCGAGCCCGCCGGCCGAATTACGCCTCACGACCTCGGAATCTGGAGCGACGAGCACGCCGCCGCACTCGAGCCGATCACCGAGTTCGTCCGCGAGCAGGGCGGGGTGCCGGCGATCCAGCTCGCCCACGCGGGCCACAAGGCCAGCAAGAAGCGACCGTGGGACGGTAACGTCCCGATTCGGCCGGACGAGACCGATCCCGACGGTGCGTCGGGCTGGGAGGTCCTCTCACCGTCGCCGGAGGCGTATCCGCCGTTCGACGGCGACCGACCGGCGATGCGAACGGCAGATCAGGACGACATCGAGGGCGTGATCGACGCCTACCGCGCCGCGGCTGAACGCTCGCTCGAGGCGGGCTTCGAGATCGCCGAGGTCCACGCGGCCCACGGCTACCTGCTCCACGAATTCCTTTCGCCGGTGACGAACCGCCGCGAGGACGACTACGGCGGCAGCTTCGAGAACCGCACGCGGCTGGTCCGCGAGGTCGTCGCCGCCGTCCGCGATGTCTGGCCCGACGGCAAGCCGATTTTCGTCCGCATCTCCGGCACGGACTGGCTCGACGACCGCGAGTCGTGGGATATCGAGCAGTCGGTGCGGCTGGCGGACGCGCTCGCCGAGCTGGGCGTCGATCTGGTCGACGTCAGTTCGGGCGGGCTCCACCCCGATCAGGCGATCTCCGGTGGGCCGAACTTTCAGGTACCACTGGCCGAGCAGGTCCGAGAGGGTGCCGACGTCGCCGTCGGCGCGGTCGGCGGCGTCACAGAACCCGAACAGGCCGACGCGCTGATTCGCAACGGTCGAGCCGACCTCGTGCTCGTGGGCCGGGAGTTCCTGCGCGATCCGTACTTCGGACTCCGCGCGGCCGACGACCTCGAGCGCGATCCGGACGACGCCGCGGCGGAGTGGCCGGTGCAGTACCGGCGTGCGGTCCAGCGATAG